GCGTTGGCGAGCAGTTCCTCCAATGGCCATGCCGTGATCGAGCAGGGGTACACACCCGGCCCTGGCAAGACGGAGGCTGAACAACTCCCAGCCGATCCCTCGAACGCGGCGATAGCGGGATTCAAAACGGAGGCCTGCACGCAGAGCTCGTGCCTAGTGCGGATTGCCATCACGGTGCAGGGCCAGAACATCGAGGGGACGATGCCGATGGTCTGGTCTGGTGGCGACTGGAAGGTGAATGGGCAGGTCACCGGTGTCGCCCAGGCCGTCGTTATCACCAGCTTGGCCACCTACGTTCCGATGTCACCGTCAGCTGGCGGAGGAACGTCGTGATCGCGGGAGCGGGCCGGCCGGTTGCGGTTGGGGGTTGTCTCGACCCCACCAAGGCGATCGGATGCGTTGTTGGGTCAGCTACCAAGAGTGGCTTTGAGGAGGTCGTCAAGGCCTTCGGTGATGGTGCGCAGTCGATGTTGAAGACGGTCGCCACGTTTTGGGTGAAGGTCCCGGATCCTCAGCTCGGTGCGTCAACGTCCTCAGGGGGTCAGATCGCGTCGTTGGTAGGAGATGAGTCGTACATCATCGCGGTGCTGGCGACGTTCGGGTTCATCCTGGCGGTGGGCCGGTTGGTGTGGACCAGCAAGGCGGCTCAGTCCTCCCGGGAAATCGTGCGCGGGCTGATAGTGCTCACTGTCGCGTCGGCGTTGACCACGGCCGTGTTCTCGATCTTCCTGGAGGCCGGCAACGGCTACTCCGACTGGATTCTGGAGCAGGCGACCGGCAAGAACACGGCTGGGGACGCGTTCACCGCGATCATCACCGAGTCGATCACCGCTGGTGGGGGCGGGGAGATCAACAACGCCCTGGGCGCGTGGTTCCTGCTGTTCCTGCTGCTGATCTTGGCCTCGCTGACGCAGATCGTTTTCATGGTCGTGCGCGGCGCGGTGCTCTACGTCCTGGCGGTCTTCATCCCGGTCTTTGCGGCCGATTCGTACTCCGAAGAGGGCTGGGCACGGTTCAAGCGGGCGCTGATGCTGATGTTCGCGTTCACGATCTACAAGCCTGTCGCGGCGACGATCTACGCGACCGGGTTCAAGCTGCTGCACTCACCCGGCGATCCGAACAAGACCACCGCCAGCCTGATGAACGGCATCTACGGCATCACCATCCTGGTGCTGGCGTCATTGGCGTTGCCGTCGCTGATCAAGTTCCTGGTCCCGATGGCTGCGATGGGTTCTTCCGGGGCGTTCTCCGGCGGGGCAGCACTGGGTGCCGTAGCGACCGGGGCGGTCGCGATCGGCACCATGGGCGCCTCCGCGGGGGCCTCCGGTGCGGGCGCAGCCGCCGGCGGCGGTGGGGCGTCGATGGCCGGCACTGGTGGCGGTGGAGGTGGCCTCACCGGTGGCGGCATGACCGGCGGTGGTGAGGGTGCCAGCCCGAAGGGCGGCGGCGGTTCGTCCGGTGAGAACTCCTCCGATGGGGGCATGCCCGGTGGTGGCGCCTTACCCGGCGGAGCGGGTGGTGGCGACTCAGGTGGCTCGGACGACGGCAGCGGGATCGTCCCGTCTGACGACGCGAGTAGCGCGCCGAGTGGGGGCAGCACCGGCGCTGGGTCCTCCGGTGGCGGTGCATCCACCGGGGGCGGCGGGTCTGGTTCGGGTTCCTCGGCCGGTGTCTCGTCGACGGGGGGACAGGAGTCCTCTGGCGGCGCAGGGCCGAGCGGTTCGGGGGCAATGCCCGTGGGTGCTCCCACCGGCGGTGGCGGCAGCTCCAGCGGGGGTTCTTCTGCTGGTGGCACCGCGGCACAGCTGGGCGGGCAAGCCGTGCAGCAGCTCAATGACATGGCGCAGGGCGCCGTTCCTGACGGAGCAGAAGAGGTGGGGCATGAGTGACATCAGTGCAACCGAGGGTTTGGGCCCGAAGCGGGTCACGTACGGCAACCTGCGTCAACCGAAGGTCCCCGGATTGTTCGGGTTGCCGCCGGTGTTCCTGGCCGGGGTGGGCCTGGCCGCGCTGGTGCTGATCGGGGTCAGCATCAGCGGCCACCTCCTGCTGGGCCTGGGTCTGATCCTGGTCACCCTCGCGGTGTCGGGGGTGATGCTGATCCCGCACCCGTCAGGGCTCAACCCGTACGTGCGGACCGCCCGGTGGGCACGGCACCGTCGCGCGGAAAAGGCCGGCCTGACGATGCTGCGCCAGGGTCCGGTCGGGCACACCCCTGACGGAAAGGTCCGCCTGCCCGGTCTCGCGGCTGCGAGTGAGCTCACGCAGTGGCGTGACTCGTTGGGCCAACCGTTCGGGTTGATCAGCATCCCGTCGACGCATCACCACACGGTGGTGATCGAGTGTCACGCCGCCGGGACCGGGGGAGTGGACCAGCACGTCATCGACTCCCAGGTCGCGCACTGGGGCGCCTGGCTGGCCGGGTTGGGCCAGACCGGGGACATCGTTGCCGCGGCCGCCGTCGTCGAGACCGCACCCGATACCGGGCACCGACTGCGGCGGGCCGCGTTCGCGGATCTGGACGCCAGCTCGCCGGCGTTCTCTCAGAAGGTGCTGACCGACTCGGTTGCGGGAGCAGCAGGGTCGGCGGTCATCACCACCCGCCTGACGGTCACCTTCACCGGCAAACCCTCCATTGAGGGTGCCCGGGGTAAGGCGATCACGACGGCGCAGATGGCTGAAGAGATCGGCACCCGTCTCCCGTCGCTGTTGGACGGGTTGAAAGCCACCGGCGCGGGCACCGGGTGCCGTCCGTGCACCGCGCAGGAACTGGTCGACACCGTCCGGGTCGCCTACGACCCCAGTGTTGCTGCGGACGTGGAGGAAGCGCGCACCAAGGACGGCACAGGGCTGTCCTGGGACCAGGCAGGACCCGTCGCCGCGCACGCTGGATACGACCACTACGAGCACGAGTCGGCGGTGTCGTGTTCCTGGCAGATGACCGCACCCCCGCGCGGAGTGTTCTACGACTCCACGCTGGCGGGGCTGTTGGCCCCGCACCGGGACCTGACCCGTAAACGGGTCGCGATCCTCTACCGGCCACAGACCCCGGAGCAGTCCGCCGACGCGGTGGACCGAGACGTGAAGAACACCACCTGGGCCGCCTCGGAGGGCCGAAGGGTGACCGCCCGTAAAAGTCAGGACAAGAAGGCGGCTGAGAAGACCGAGCAGGAGGAGGCCGCCGGCGCGTCGCTCGTGCGGTTCGGGATCGTCGTGACCGCAACGGTCCTCGACCCGGAGCTGCTGCCGCTGGCCCGTAAGACCGTCGCGTCCTCGCTGGCGGCGCCGGCCCGGTTGCGGCTGCGGTCAGCCAAGGGATCCCAGGACGTCGCGTTCGCCGCATCCCTGCCCATCGGACTGGTGCTGCCCGAGCACATGACGTTGCCCACCAGCATCCGAGAGGCCATGTAATGACCACCAACGTGGACCCGACTCGCACTGACGCCGAGACGTCCAACCCGTTCGCGGACCATTCGTCCACTACTGAACAGTTTCAGCCAGATGATGATCTGAGGCGTACCCGGCGAGCTGGCGGGTACACCAAAGCCAGGACACGATCCGCGGCCAAGAAGTCCGGCCTGCTCGGCAAGATCCGGGCGCGGCGTGCGGCGAACATCGCTGCTCGGCCCGTCGCACCTGGCAAACGGGGCTGGCCGGGTAAGGGGGGCGGAGCAGCGGTCATCGTGGATACCCCGCCGGAGTGGCGCGGGTCCTCAGTCCAGGTATGTGGCCTGTGGCCGTTCTCAGCCGGATCCGGCACCCCCGTCGTCGGCGTCCCGCTCGGGCGGCACCTGCTCACCCGGGGCACGGTCTGCGCGGACCCAGTCACCTGGTTCCTGAAGCGACTGATCAACAACCCCTCCGGGTTCGTCCTCGGCCGCCCCGGTCTCGGGAAGTCGTCCCTGGTCCGGAAGATGGCCGCGGTCCTGCCCGCCTACGGGGTGCTACCCATCGTGCTGTCGGATCTGCGCCCGGACTACACCGACCTGATCCGCGCCCTCGACGGGCAGGTCATCAAGGTCGGACGCGGGGAGGGCAACGTCAATCCATTGGACGTGGGGCCGTTGACGACACGCATCGGCGAGCTGCCCGAGCAGCTGCGCCGCAAAGCCCACGCCGACCTGGAAGGCCGGCGCCTGAACGTCGTCCGGGGCCTGTGCGAACTGTCCGGGTCCGAGCTGCTGGACCACGAAGTCAACGTCCTGTCGACCGCGCTGCGGCTGGTCGACCCCGACCTGACCGGTCAGGCGGTCATCGCTGACTTGCAGGCCAAGATCGAAGAACGGCCCGAGGCGTTGCGCGCGATTGTGCAGGACCGCGGCGAGGAAGGTCGCTACGCGGACCGCACCCAACGTCTCGTCGACGCGCTGCTCACGTTGGGGGAGGACGGGCCCTACGGGGACACCTTCGCCCGCCGCACCAGTGAACCGATGCGACTGGACCGGGCGGTGTCCTTCGACATGTCCGCGGTCGAGGACGACGACCAGGTCCTGCAGGCCGGGCTGCAGCTCGTGTGCTGGTCGTACGGCTCCGCCGGCGTCAGCGCGGCGAAGTACCTGGCCGATGCCGGCCTGGCCGAACGACGCGTGTACCTGCTGGTGATGGACGAGCTGTGGCTCGCGTTGAACGCGGCGACCTTCATGGTCGACCGCGTCAACGCCATCACCCGCCTGAACCGGGCACGGATGATCGGCCAGTTGCTGATCACCCACACCATGGACGACCTCGTCCTGGCCACTGAGGCCGCCACGAAGAAGGCCTGGGGGTTCGTCGAACGCTCCGAAATGGTCTTCCTCGGCGGCCTGGCCGAGGGGGAGATGGGCAACCTGTCCAAGGTGTTCGGGATGTCCCGCCGGGAGCGGGAAATGATCACCGACTGGTCCATGGAAGGCACCGTCAACCCTGAGACGGGGCACGCCGAAGCCGCCCCCGGACAGGGCAACTTCTTACTGAAAACGGGCAAGAAGCCCGGCATCCCCTTCCACGTCGAGCTCACCGCAGCAGAGCTGGCGATCGGCAACACCAACGCCGCCTGGCAGAACTTGCAAGAGACCTGGTCCTCCCGCGAGACCACCGACACCGAGGTGGGCGCATGAGCATCCAGCCCGGCCACCGATCACTACCCGTCGAGCACCACCCCACGCTCGTGGAGCGGGTCCTGGACCGCCTCGGGGCCCTCGTCGTGGCACTCGTCCCGCATCGACGCACCCGCCGCGACAGGAGGCCCCGCCGATGAGCCACCGACCGAACAAACGACCCGACCCCGGCCAGTCCGAGACCGGCTGGATCATCCTCATCTGTCTGATCCTCGGCGCGGGCGTGCTTGTAGGGCCCGCATACGCCGGGTGGCGTCTCGGCGGCCGCACCTGGTCGACGACGGCGATCGCGATCGCCGCCGTTTTGTATGCGGTCCTGGTGGGTCTGTTGGTCCTGGTGCTGCTGTTGGTGCGCAACTACCGCCGTGGGCGGGAGTGGACCGATGACCGTGCCCGGTCGATGTCCTCCCGGCGCGACATCGCTCCGTTGACCCAGCGGGAGGTTGCCAAGGACACCGCCCGGCTGGGTCCGCAGACGTCTCGGGCTGGGATCGGGGTGCGGATAGGGACCGCGATCGCCACCAAGCAACCGTTGTACGGGCCGTGGGAGTTCACCCAGCTGTGGTTCATGGGACCGCGGATGGGCAAGACGACGTCGCAGTGCATTCCGCACATCGTGGCCACCGGGGGCCCGGTGCTGTCGACGGCGAACAAACCGGACCTGTTGAACGCCACCCGTGGCCCGCGCAGCGAGATCGGGCGGGTGTGGGTCAGTGACCCCCAACAGCTCGCAGGGGAGCCGGCCACCTGGTGGTGGGACCCGTTGTCGTACATCACCGCCGGGTTCGGCGCGGTCTCTCGCGCGGAGAAGCTGGCCGGGATCTTCCAGGCCGCCGCGGTCAAGACCGACGCCCGCGAGGACGCCTACTTCGGCCCCGGTGGTGAATCGTTGCTCGCAGACCTGCTGCTCGCGGCCGCGGTGGCCCGCGAGCCCATCACCCGCGTGTATGACTGGCTCACGTTCCCCGACGGTGAAGCCGGGTTGCCTAACCCCGTGCAGCTGCTACGCGATCACAGGATGGCCGCCTCAGCGACGTCGCTGACCGGCCACATTCGCAAGACCTCCAAACAGCGCGATGGTCTGTACGGCACCGCCCAGGGGATCATGCGGTTTCTGCGCGAACCGGAGTTCCTGCCCTGGATCACCCCCACCGGCCCGGACGACGCTCGGCGCCAGTTCGACCCGGTCCACTTCGTGACCTCCCGCGAGACGCTGTACCTGCTGTCGCAGGAAGGCCCTGGATCGGCCCGGGCGATCACCGCAGCGCTGGTCAATGCCGTGTTCGCGGCGGCGGAGGAGAAAGCCAACGCCAGCCCCGGGGGTCGACTGCCGGTGCCGTTGCTATGCGAGCTGGACGAGGCCGCGAACATCTGCCGGCTACCTCAGCTGCCGGACGTCTACTCCCACTTCGGATCCAAGGGGATCATCCTGGTCACGATCCTGCAGTCCCGCGAGCAGGGCGTCCGGGCGTGGGGTGAGAGCGGCCTGGAGAGCATGGTCTCCGCCGCCTCGATCCTCGGTGTTGGCGGCGGTATCCGCGACGAAAGCCACCTGCGGGGCCTGAGTCAGCTGATCGGGCAACGGCAGGTCATGCGCCGCTCCTCCAGCAGTGGCACCGGCGGGCACCGTTCCTCCTCGCGCGACGTCCGCGAAGAGGAGATTTTCCCCGTGGAGGACCTGGCCGCGTTCCCCCGCGGCCGCGGCGTGGTGTTCATCGCCGGCACCCGCCCGACCTTGATCAGCCTGGACCCCTGGTACACCCAGGACCCGGCGGCCGCAGCGAAGATCACCGCCAGCATCCAGTGCTACAGCCCCACTGACGAAGCCGACGAACTACTCGCAGGGGCACGCAAATGAACCGCGTTGATGGCCCCAAGGGCGCCGGCCGGACGGCCGGATCTGGTGTAGTCACCCCTCTGCACCGTGACGAGCCTGAGGTCTCCGAGCACGTGGTCGTCACCGACAAACAGCAGGGACCGCCGCCACGGCAATTTGCCGGTGTGGACGAGTTCGTTGACAGGTTCGTGCTCCCGCAGTGGCGCTACCGCCTCGACACCGAGGACGTGCGCTGGTGCGCCCGATGGTGGGAGCACACCGCCGCAATGGGTCGCCTGGAGGCCCTGTGGGAGGCATTCGAGGTCATGCGCCTCGACGACGCTCCCAGCATGTCGATCTGGTACCGCGACCACTTCGACGTGCACATGAGCGTGCTGACCCAACGCGACGGGGTCTTCCACCGTTGCTCCGCCGAACGCGGCATCCACGAACAACCCCGGCTCTGGCCCCACGAACAAGTACCACCGGGGCTGCTGAGCACCGACACCACAGGAGGAAACGATGAGTGATCACCTCGACGAGCTCGGCGGCGAACTGGACCGGGTGCTGCGCTCGGCCACGATGGCTGCCTCCCAGCTCGGGGAGAACGTCGCGCGGCGGATAGCCAACCGCCGGCAGAACGTTGCCTCCCAAGCCCGTCAGGTGTTCATCGAGCGGCGTGACCAGGCGCGGTCGCTCTATCTGCCGCTGATGTACGGCAACGCCGCCGACCGGGCCACCCCCGAGCAGCTGCAGCAAGCCACGCAGGCAGCGAACGCCTGGGCCGGCCGCGACCCGGAAGCGGCCCGTGCCGCCGCCCACTTCCAGGACCGCATCCCTACTCCGGTCACAGGTGCGTCGACCGGGGCCCAACCCTCGCCGGCCCTCAACACTGCGCCGGTGTCGGTGATGTCGCTCGAGCAGGCGGTCGACCTGGCGCAGCAGCACGCGCCGGACTACTACACCCAGCATGAGTCGCACCGGCGCGAACAGAACGTCGAGCAGCTGGTGGCCGACTGGACGCACTGGCAGGCCGAAGGCCAGCTGCCGCAGGAGTCAGTACGTGATGAATGGGCTCGGTTCATTGGCCGTCACGACGAAGTCGAGCAGGCCAGCATCGCCGGCGGCCCCAAGGGCCGGCGCGATGCCCTGGAGCGTGTCTGGGCCATGAGCGGCACGCTGACCGAAGAGGAAGCCATCACGCTGGCCAGCGAGCACGCTCCGGCGTACTACTCCCGCCACGAGGCGGACGCTCTGGCCGTCGATGTCGACACCGAGCAGCTGCGCGCCGACTGGACGCACTGGCGCGAACACGGGGAGCTGCCGCTCGTCTCCCGTCAGGAGGAGTGGGCCGCTTACGCCGGCCGGCAGCGGGAGTTCAACACCGACCAGTGGGACAACGACGCGGACCGAGCAGCAGCCCTGCAGCAGGTTTGGGATGAGGGCCGCGACGAGCGGGGCCTCCTGGAGATCGTCGACCATCTGGACCGTATGGATGACGCTGGGATGCACGATGTCGCCGCGAAGCTGGACAGCGAGCTGGCCGGGAACGTCGATCAGCTCCGGAGCCTGACGGACGACATCGACCAATTCCACCTGGACCGCGCTGCTGCGCGCGACACCTACGCACCTCTGCTGGACCCGGCAGCGTTCAATGCTGCCGACCAGGCCACTGTCCTTGCCGCCTGGCAGCAGGCCGCCGGGTGGGCCGGGCAGGACCCGGCTGCGCAGGCCGCGGCCGAACAGCTGGACCAGCAGTTCCGCACCCGCTGGGGAGCCTCCCCCATGGACTACCTGCTGGACAACCTCGGCGACCAGGCCGCCAACCTCACCGAGGACCGCCGGGCAGCACAGGCCGCGGATGTGGCCGCCGATCGCGCCGAAGCCGACGAGCTGCGCGGCACCGCCGAGGAGATCCTCGGGACCCCGCACACCGCCGCCGAACACGAGGACGCAGACCAGCGCCTCGAGCGCGCAGACGACCTCGACAGCGCCGCGGCAGCGGCGCAGAACGCAGCGCCCTACAACCGCGCCGACGAGGCCGACCTGTACGCGCCCGGTGTCACCGACCAGGCCCGCCAGGCACGCATCGAATCCGCGGCCGGGTTCTCCCGCTCCACCGACGACATGCTCGCTAGGCACGCGAACGACGGCGCGCAGCGCGCCCACTCAGCGCCGGCGAAGGCCACCATGAACCGAGGCCGCAGCACTGAGCATGATCTGGGCCGGTGAGACCCACACCTGCCCTTTTCGTTTGTTTCGTTTTGTCTTAACCTGGGTGGATGCCTGCCACCCGCTTCAGTCCCAGCGACC
The DNA window shown above is from Allobranchiibius huperziae and carries:
- a CDS encoding SCO6880 family protein yields the protein MSDISATEGLGPKRVTYGNLRQPKVPGLFGLPPVFLAGVGLAALVLIGVSISGHLLLGLGLILVTLAVSGVMLIPHPSGLNPYVRTARWARHRRAEKAGLTMLRQGPVGHTPDGKVRLPGLAAASELTQWRDSLGQPFGLISIPSTHHHTVVIECHAAGTGGVDQHVIDSQVAHWGAWLAGLGQTGDIVAAAAVVETAPDTGHRLRRAAFADLDASSPAFSQKVLTDSVAGAAGSAVITTRLTVTFTGKPSIEGARGKAITTAQMAEEIGTRLPSLLDGLKATGAGTGCRPCTAQELVDTVRVAYDPSVAADVEEARTKDGTGLSWDQAGPVAAHAGYDHYEHESAVSCSWQMTAPPRGVFYDSTLAGLLAPHRDLTRKRVAILYRPQTPEQSADAVDRDVKNTTWAASEGRRVTARKSQDKKAAEKTEQEEAAGASLVRFGIVVTATVLDPELLPLARKTVASSLAAPARLRLRSAKGSQDVAFAASLPIGLVLPEHMTLPTSIREAM
- a CDS encoding type IV secretory system conjugative DNA transfer family protein encodes the protein MSHRPNKRPDPGQSETGWIILICLILGAGVLVGPAYAGWRLGGRTWSTTAIAIAAVLYAVLVGLLVLVLLLVRNYRRGREWTDDRARSMSSRRDIAPLTQREVAKDTARLGPQTSRAGIGVRIGTAIATKQPLYGPWEFTQLWFMGPRMGKTTSQCIPHIVATGGPVLSTANKPDLLNATRGPRSEIGRVWVSDPQQLAGEPATWWWDPLSYITAGFGAVSRAEKLAGIFQAAAVKTDAREDAYFGPGGESLLADLLLAAAVAREPITRVYDWLTFPDGEAGLPNPVQLLRDHRMAASATSLTGHIRKTSKQRDGLYGTAQGIMRFLREPEFLPWITPTGPDDARRQFDPVHFVTSRETLYLLSQEGPGSARAITAALVNAVFAAAEEKANASPGGRLPVPLLCELDEAANICRLPQLPDVYSHFGSKGIILVTILQSREQGVRAWGESGLESMVSAASILGVGGGIRDESHLRGLSQLIGQRQVMRRSSSSGTGGHRSSSRDVREEEIFPVEDLAAFPRGRGVVFIAGTRPTLISLDPWYTQDPAAAAKITASIQCYSPTDEADELLAGARK
- a CDS encoding DUF4913 domain-containing protein, which codes for MNRVDGPKGAGRTAGSGVVTPLHRDEPEVSEHVVVTDKQQGPPPRQFAGVDEFVDRFVLPQWRYRLDTEDVRWCARWWEHTAAMGRLEALWEAFEVMRLDDAPSMSIWYRDHFDVHMSVLTQRDGVFHRCSAERGIHEQPRLWPHEQVPPGLLSTDTTGGNDE